One genomic window of Centroberyx gerrardi isolate f3 chromosome 15, fCenGer3.hap1.cur.20231027, whole genome shotgun sequence includes the following:
- the LOC139929216 gene encoding otoraplin-like — translation MNCPPVILLCVGLLYQTSSAVLMDKLSDNKFCADAECSYALSMAVALDDFTAPDCRFINIKKGQMVYVYSKLIPEEGAGVFWSGSVYSERYVDQMGIIGYFPAIMVKETHKFKEDTVTIPTTDMDFYCV, via the exons ATGAATTGTCCACCGGTGATTCTGCTCTGTGTGGGACTACTGTACCAGACCTCGAGTGCTGTCCTCATGGATAAACTATCAGACAACAAGTTCTGTGCAGATGCAGAGTGCTCAT ATGCTCTCTCCATGGCCGTGGCTTTAGATGACTTCACGGCTCCTGATTGCAGATTCATCAACATCAAGAAGGGGCAGATGGTCTATGTGTATTCTAAACTCATACCAGAGGAGGGCGCTGGAGTCTTCTGGTCGGGAAGT GTTTATAGTGAGCGTTATGTGGACCAGATGGGCATCATCGGATACTTCCCTGCGATCATGGTGAAGGAGACTCACAAGTTCAAAGAAGACACGGTTACCATTCCCACAACT GACATGGACTTCTACTGTGTTTAA